In the Pan paniscus chromosome 19, NHGRI_mPanPan1-v2.0_pri, whole genome shotgun sequence genome, GGtcctactggagggtggagggtggtgcaGGCTCAGCAAGACCCTCGCCCCACAACCAGGGCTGAGATGGATCCCTCTTCAAACAGGGTCTCAGGGCTCCAAAAAATGGACACCCAGAGTATCCAGGGTCAGAGAAGAACAAGGTGGTGGTGATTGGGGGTGGATCCCAGAGGGGCCGCCGATGTCCTCTGACCACGAAAGGCCCAGATTTCTGGCCTGGGGCGTCACTCAGGGCCCGGCCGGGGGCCTGCCCCCCCCAGGCTTGTCCTCACCGCCCCGCTCCAATCCCGCGCCGAAGCGGCTGCCAAATCCGGCCGCGGTCCCCGCCCCCTCGCCCTCGGGTCAGGGGTCTCCGCGTTCTCAGGCGTCCCCGGCAGCTCCTCATCCGGCCCCGGGTCCGAGCGTCCCGCGCCGCcctccccgcctcggcctcctcccCCTGCAACTTCCCGGGACGTTTTTCCACCCGGAATTCCTGGGCCGCGCCCGCTTCCTGGCGAGGCCGAGGCGACGCCGCGAGGTGGGGAGGGGCGCCCGGGACCCCCCGCCCTGCCCCGCCGCCCCCAGGCTCACCGACGCCCGGTAACGCATCCTGCCCGGCCGGCCTGGCGCCCGCTCCGCTGCCCGCGCTCTGGGTCCCGGGctcggcggcggtggcggcggcgtcAGCGAGGGAGGGCCCGCCCCCCGCACCGCCCCCACCCGGGCCCCTGAAGCGCGGGGCTTCCCCGGCCTCCCCCGCCCCCCGCGCGGCCGGGCTGGGGTCCCCTCCAGGTGGGgttggtggaggtgggggtgtcggtgggggggggggtccgcgggctgggggcgggggcggggccgggggcgggcTCCGCCTGAGTCAGGTTTTCCAGGAGGGACGCCGTTGGCACCAGGGTGGAGCCCGGAACCCGCGCGGCCGCCGCGTCTACACCGACCCGGAACTCACTTCCGGGCCTGGGACTACACTCTGCGGCGGGCCTGGGCGCTGGGCGGGCACCGAGGCCTGCGGGTCCCAGAGGAAGCGGGAttttcctcccccaacccccgaaCTCGAGTCCCgggaaagttaaaaatagaaccaaTGTCCAAATACGGCCGGCGCGCCCGGCGGGCGGAGCGTTCTCCGTGCGGGACGCCGTCCACCCACACGCGCCGGGGCCTGGCCCGAGCCTCGAACCCAGGAAGATCTTGGTTTTCCTCGTCAGCACGGAGCTCGCGCCCCAGGGACAGGGACGGCCAACGGGTGCCCTGGCCGAGCGCGCGGAGTCCCCGGCCCCTCTGGAGGGCTCAGTTCCCCCTCTGGGAAATTCGCGTACCCCCCGCCCACGGCATTTGGGGCCCACAGCCTCTCCCCACCCGGGACACCCCACTCGCCTCTGGGCCCggacctcctccctccctccttttttttttctgtttttttttttgagacggggtcttgcgctggctcccaggttggagttcagtggcgcgatctcggctcactgcaacctctgcctcccgggttctagcgattttcctgtctcagcctcccgagtagctgggattacaggcgtgcgccaccacactcggctaatttttgtatttttagtagagacggggtttcaccatgttggccaagctggtctcgaactcctgacctcaggtgatccacccgcctcggcctcccaaagtgctgggattccaagcgtgagccatcgcgcccggcccatCTCCCTCCCTGCTTTGAAGGGGGCCTCCCTAGTCCCTCCGGATTTCCGGGACGCCCCCCACCTCCGAAGCGGCCTCGGCAGAACCTCCCTCGCTTGGCTCTGCGGGCACCACCCTCCCTCGCCTGGGGCGAACCTTGGCTCAGATCCCACCGCGGGCAGGGGCGGGGACGTCTAGAGCCTGCAAAACGCTGGGCTGGTTCTTCCTCGCGGTGGGActctgagcaagtcacttaacgtTTCGGCTTCTGTTCTTCATCCCTAACATGAGGCTAACACAGGCCTAGAAGGGCCGTTGGGTGGCCTGAGATAGAGCGTGAAGGCACCTCCCAGACCCCCTATAGACCTCGCTGCCCCCACCCGCCGCCTTCCCTCGGCCGGACGCTCATTCCTCACTTGCTTGCGGGCAGAGGCCTACTGAGAGCCAGGCCGTGGGCCACGCTTCCGATCCGGTGGGGAGAGCCTCAGGCGCGTCTGCAGGCACCTGCCTCCTCCACCAACACAACGGCGTACACAGACTCGCCCTGGTGGGGTAGGCAGAGCCGGAACCCAAAGCCCCAGCGCCCCACCTCCAGCTCGCGGACCCCGCTCCCTGGGGAGAGGGCGAGGCTGCGGCAGGTGCGGGCTGGATCCTTGCGGGGAAGGCTCGTCACTGCAACAACCCGGCCGGAGCGGCGGCCCTGGGGACCCCCGAGCGGGGGCACCAGCTGGTGGGGGAGTGGGAGCGGGGGAGGGGGAATGGCGGCGTCTCGGACAGAGGCGGGGGAGGGCGGGAGGAGACGCCCGCTGCGGTGCCCCCAGGTTTAAAATCTAGAgggagggccaggtgcggtggctcacgcctgtaatcccagcgctttcggaggccgaggcgggcggatcatgagagttcaggagttcgagaccagcctggccaacatggcgaaaccccctctctgctagaaaatacaaaaattagctgagcgtggtggtaggcgcctgtgtaatcccagctactcgggaggctgaggcacgagaatcgcttgaacccgggagacggaggttgcagtgagccaagattgtgccactgcactccagcctgggcgacagagcgaagctccgtctccaaacaaaacagaacaaggaAAATCTAGAGGGAGCAAGGAGGCGACCCAGCCTCCAGCCCGCCCAGGGGTGGGGAGCATCCTAGAAGACGGGGTGGAGGGTCAAGAGAGCCCCTACCGGAAGCTCAGCTCTCTCCCTGCCCCGCGAGGCGTGGGGGACTCGGACCGGGGGCGTGGCAGGAGCCCGCGGGGGCGCGGCCAGAGGACGGGGCCGGAGCTTCGCGGCCGCAGTGTCCGCCCCGCCCCTCCACGTCACGCGGTTGGAATGAGGGGAATCCGCGCGCGGAGGGGTCAGGCCCGCTTCTTCCAGTTCCCGGGCCGCGCCGCCGCATTCCCGGGATGCCCGCTGGCGCCCCCGCAGCCACCGCCCGGCGGCGGAAGGAGGGGGCGTCTCCGCCGCTCGCGGGCCCCAGGGCGGCTCCAGCACTGGCAACCCCCGGCCTGCCCCTCCTCACTGGACGGAAGCGCGAGCCCCGGGCGGGGAGGGAAGCGGGGAACCTGGGTGGGAAAGACGCCGCGGCTAAGGCTGCAGCGCCAGGCGCCTCCTGCGTTCTCCGCGCTTTCTTGGGTTACTCCTTTCAGTGACCCCAGCCAAGCCATGAGGTCCGTATGATCACTCCAATGCAGAAGAAATTGAGGCTGGGCAGGTGACTTGTGCAAGGTCTCAGGAGGAGTGGGACTGGAACCCGGGCACTGGAACACCTTACTGCAGGGCTGCCCTGAGCCTCTTTGTGCGGTTATCAGGGCTACCAGGGCTGTGACCTTCAGTGACACCGTTCAGGCCCCTGTCGGTGTCGTGTGATTCTATTATGTCACATGTGGGCTTTAGGAGAAGGCCAGGGCCTTTGGCTCTGGGCCTAGAGGTTCCCTGCAGGCCATGGCCCCTGAGTGACATAGGAGACTTCTTCCCCAAGGCTGCCTCTGGGTCTTCTCCCACCTGGGGAGGCATTTACTGGAACCACAGGGGATGGGGTGGCCCAGCAGACCTGGGCTATCTAGTGCCCTTCAGCTCCTATAGGCCAGGTGCCTACAAGCCTGACTTCTGCGGACAGCGGAAAGCTCAAATGTTCCCCCAGCCTAAGGGCACACAGATCTTGCCGTGGGGTAGGGGTgttgggggctgggaggaggtgtCATCTGAGGCACCCGGGACTGCTGCTATAAACCGATGTCCACTGAGCCCAAGGCAGCAGAAAGGCAGCCACAGCTTGTCTCACGGGTGGCACAGAGCAGGGCTTCAACTTATGTTTATTAAACAAATCTTAGATCTGGGCCTGGCTGCCCACCAAGGACCGTTCCAGACCTCAGGGAATTGTTGTGAAGGGAAATGGGGAGGAGATAGTGGCGACTTAGGGTCTCTACCCTGATTGCTCACAGGGCCTTGGTCAAGGACTGTCCATTCTAGCTACACAACCATGGATCTTTGGCTGCCAGACACCTCTGCCTGCGGGGTCCAGCAAACGTGAACAGAGGCAAGGTGCAgtgagtggctcacgcctgtaaccccagaactttgagaggccgaggtgggaggatcgcttgaggccaggagttcaagaccagcctgggccacatagtggtGAGACCCCTGCCTccactaaaatttttttaaaaagttagccaggcatggtgtgtgcctgtggtcccagctactcggaaggctaaggtgggaggattgcttgagcccaagaggttgaggctgcagtgagctgtgatggtgctactgcactccagcctgggtacccCAGAAGACCCAgtgtcaaacaaacaaagaaacaaagcaataaaCCCATAACATGTTAACATAAATTtgtatgggggaaaaaaaaaagtaaacggcccgggagcggtggctcgtgcctgtaatcccagcactttgggaggccaaggcaggcaagatcacttgaggtcaggagttccagaccagcctggccaacatggtgaaaccctgtttcaactaaaaatacaaaaaattagcagggtgtggtggcacacgcctgtaatcccagctacttgggaggctgagacaggagaactgcttgaacccaggaggaagaggttgcagagagctgagatcatgccactgcactccagactgagtgacagagacactgtctcaaaaaaaaaaaaaaaaaaaagagggccttTGACCCCTAACCTGTACTCCCTGTTTAATGTCCTTGTAGAGAGAAGGGTGGCACTGTTTGAGCTGGTCATCACAGCCTGGCATTAACAGACCTGCTCTCCTGCCTCCATTCCTCACACCAAGTAGTCACGACCTGCTAAAACCTCacctccaggccgggcgcggtggctcaggcctgtaatcccagcactttggtaggcctaggcaggtggatcacaaggtcaggagattgagaccatcctggctaacacagtgaaaccccgtctctactaaaaaaaaaaaaaaaaaaaaaaaaaaaaaaaaaattagctgggcatggtggcatacacctgtaatcccagctactcaggaggctgaggcaggagaatagcttgaacccggcaggtggaggttgcagtgagcagaggtcgcaccactgcattccatcctgggcaacagagcgagactccgtctcaaaacaaaacaaaacaaaacaacaacaaaaacaaacaaaaacctcaccTCCATCACTGCTCCTTACCTGGGCCAAGACAGCAGCCTAACTGGCCTCCTTGCCTTCCTCCTACCAATCCATTTCCTCTGGGGCAACACAAATCAAATCAACACCTCATGTTCATAGAGTGAAGGTTTAGGGCACACTCCATATGCCAGGCCCATGATTCACACTGCTGCTTACCAGGACCCTGCCTATGAACTCCCGAGACCCCCCTGCTGTCCCCAGTTTACCCCACTGCTCCTGCATTCTGATGTGCCAGATGGCCCGCTCCAgtcccctctctccccacccctccccccaggAGGGGGCCTTCGCACCGTCGCCAGCCAGTCCAAGCTTCAGTGCCTGCACCTGCGGCTTCTCCAGCCCGGGGCACTCTCCCTGCCCACCTCACTGAGACTCGGCTCAGGTGTCACCTCCTCCAGAACCCCTTCCTGATTCTCCCGAACACGCAGCGCCTCCTTATCACACCCCGCAGGAATCAGCTGTCTCCTTGTCAGTCCCTCCCAGGAGACGGCTCCCACTCCCTACACCCAGCGAGGCACACGGTGGGGCTCAGTCACCCCTTCCTGGACccctggatgaatgaatgaatctcagaGCCAGGCGTGTGCGCGGGAGGCCGGAGCGTGAGGACTGAGGGCCGCGTGGCCATCCTCATTCTCCGGCCACCCTGGAGCCCCCCGCCTGTCACACTCGGGGCGCGCTGGGCCCCAGGGGCGGAGAACGGGAAGGGGCGGGTTTAGGCGGCTTCTCCggaacccagaggcagagcagGGCTGCGGGCGGGGCCCGAAGGGCGCGCAGGGTCCTGGGTCCTGCAGCCCAGGCCGCTCTTCCCCGCCTCCCGTTCCCCGCAGGtaaatgttaagtctccaccAGGCTGCGCCGGCGCCTCCGGGTCGTGGGACCCCCCGCACGGGTCCACCCGGCCGTTCTTCGGCCCCAGCGATCCCCGCCCGTGACCCCTGCTTCGTGCACGGCAGCTCCCGGCCCGGCCGCCCGCTCCCCACACCCGCCCCCCGCGGCCGCCGTCCCCGCGCCCCGAGTACCCACCGGCTTGGCTCTTCCGGCGCGGGCGGGGCCGGGCTGGGCGGCGTGGCGGGCTCGGGGATCCGCGGCCCGGGCGCACTCTCCCCGCCCAGGGCCCGCCGGGGGCCGGGCCGCAGCCTGTCGTCATCCCGGGCAGGGCCGCGCACCCTCCGGCCCCGCCCCGCCTCAGCCCCGGCCGCATCCGCGAAGCCTCGGTGCGTGCGGCCCCCGCCTCGGCCCGTTCCCGGGGCAGGCGCGTCCGGCCACAGCGAACACGCGCGCGCCCCTCCGGCCGAAGACCCGGCTCCCCGCCGCGGTGCTGCGGGCGTGGGGGCGCCCGACTTTCTCCCTCCTCCGGGCCCTTTGCATCTCCAGCCCCTTCCTGCGGGCCGGGCCAGGGCCGCGCTCCCCCGTTTGTACCCACCCATGTCCCTTCACCCACCTCCCACACCGTCCTTCTGTTCTGAGTCTTGGGCGGTCCCAGCCCTGCGGACTGGAGAGGAGCGGGGCGTTGACTGAGcctggagcttccatgccctcgtCCTTCGACCTCACAGCAGCCGGCACTTGCCTTTTGTGCCCAGTATTCACAGTTCTGCCCACTGAGGTTCAGGAAGCTGGGGAAGAGTCAAGCCCAGACCTCCACTTCCAAAAATCCTGCTGCTAGTGGCCCTTCCATCCTTACTCTTCCACTCACCCCGTCTTGTTCAGTCTGTTCTGGCCCCGCCAAGGATCGGAACCCCTCCCCGCTGCTCAGCTCTTGCCCGAGGGCTCGCCTGAGAGGGGCTGCCCGGCCTTGGGGAGAcactcccaccctcctcccagcccagaGCATCCCAGCTTACAAGCTTGCAGGGCCTGTGGGGATGAACCACGCGGATGATCTCCCCGGTGGGTACCAGCTCCACTTGCAGCGCCATTCCGCCCTGCGGAGAGCCAGCGGCCTGGGCACTGCGGCCTGTGAGCAAGAGCTGCCTGCCCACTGGCGGGCTCCGACCACTCCGGGACCAGGAACCTATGGTCTAACGCCGGGATGGCCACTTGGTTCTGCTTCAACTGCAGCCCCAGGGGATGTGGCTGGTCCAGCTCCTCAGGACACGGCTGGAGCCGTCCAGGTCTGACTGGGAGGCCTCTTGGCCCGGATGGTTggagcaggaagaggaggggctggggatggaggaaatgcctgttgtcccaggtaACCAGAAGAGCCGATGCAGCCACCCATGGGGGACCCTGGGCTCCAGGTCAAAGGCTAGGACGCCTTTCCCCTTCCCCCCATCCCCACGGCAGCTCTATGGCTGGGCCCCTCCTCCTGCCCACTCTCTGGTACCAGCTAGAGAGCACGGGGCCCACTCCCCAAACCAGACGGCATGCCCTCCCCTAGGCCAAGAGCACCCGTCAGTAGGCACTGGCTTTCCTGCACATCCCCTCAACGGGGCTGCCCCCCACAGCAGGTGAGCCCCCACCATGAGTTTGAGAGACCAGGGCTGCCAGGGCCTGGTCATGCGGGGCCCGGACAGGGGGCTGTCCCGCTGTGAGGAAGCTCTTGGCTTAccctcctctgagcctcagagcTTGTGAGGTTAGTTCCTGGGTTCGCTGGGTGTGGGCAACCTCTAGCCCTGTTCATCCCTTGCATTTCAACAGTACCCCCAGGTGACCCCCACCCCTGATGTTcctgcttttctatttttattgttgctaAATCACAGCTGACACTTTCCTGGCCTGAGACTGAGCCCTCCAGTCTCCAGCCATTCCTTATAGGAAGTAAGAACAGGGAAGTGGATAGGGGAAACAGACCTTTCCAGAGGGAGAGGCTGGCATAGGAAGGGCTGAGTCCCGTGGGTGTGTGCTGGCACCGACAGCCCCATAGGCAGGGGCCTTCCCCCCGGCACCCTTCTCTCTCCCCACAGCTTCCCCCGCCCCGGAAAAGCTAGcaagccttccttccttcctccggGAAGCACATCTATCCAGAGCAGGCTCATCCCCGGCGGCCACACAATGGCCCTTATCAGCCGTGGAGCCAGGCGTAGACCCAGTGCACACCAGGTCTCACTTATTTCCTGTTTCCACCCAGCGGGTCGGGGTGGACCCAGAACGGCCATATCCTGACTGGGGCCCAGAGGACGGAGAGCACCCCCCATTCCCCTTTCCGCCTCTCAATCACTGCTGGGCTCACCCCTCCCACACAGGAGGCTGGGTGTGTGGCGACCTCAGTTCACCACGGGGGAGGTGAGCATGCGGGGGGGGGACCCCTGGGGTCAAGCCCCGGGCCGCATTAATCAGAACGGGGAGGCTGGTCTAGTGCGATACATTTTCTGCAATTGTTCTCCCACAATAATCTTGAGAATAGGGACATCATCTGTATTTTACAGACTACTGAGACCGCTCTGCGGGTGGGTTCAGACCCCATTCCTGTTTCTGGTCCTGTGGGAAACCACAGGTGCCTGGAACTTTGAAGAGACTGtaccacttctctgagccttggcttTCCCATCTGCCCAATGAAGGGTGCCATGCAGTAACCCTCGCGATGGCTGTGCATGTGAGAAGGAACAGGTGGGCAAGTGAGGGCTTTGGAGGTCCCTAGGTATATGTGTTGGGGGCAGGGATATGTTACCATGGGGGAAAACTCAGCAAGATGGGGCTGAGGAGAAGTGGGGCAGAAAGAGAAGATGGTGGCATTCGGGACTGATTAACGCAGGCAGAAGGCTCAACACCAGGGTATGCAGAGCAGCGGGTCAGGAGGGATGAACAAGAGCTCATTTGACTTAACAGAGTACATTAAGCGGCCACCGGCATAGATGGCATGCTCCACCTGGTTAGGGCCCCAGAGGCTCACCATTCTAGAACCTCATCCTAGCCCCAATCCTGGCCACTTCTGCAAATCTCAGACACAGAAGTCTAGTTGGGATCTACAGGGTCCCTGTTCCTGGAATCTACAGCTAGTCCCAGGCCCATCACCGTACCCCCACCCCCCAATCATCAGTCACACGTAAGTGTAAAAGCCACGCTTCTAATTACCCCTGCACAATGTAACAGTCACAGAACAGCCAGCCATGGCCTGCTGGAAGCCAGGGGACAATTCTTCATACACAGGCTTGCGGGGGAGAGTATGCAACACAGAGCAACTGGAGTAACCCTCAGTCCCAGGACACAGGATGGCAGGACAAGCACTGAGCAGGCTCCCAGAGGTGTCTTCTCCTGGGAAAAGGGCTGCCGAGTGACCACGGTGGAGGCAAGTGCTGGATGTGGGGACAGGCCATGTCCCCAAAGCCCCTAGAGGGTGTTCTCTGAAGACCCGCAGGGCCAGATCCTCCAAAATGTCTTGAGCTGGTTCCCCCTTCTGCCTGCCCCCACTCTGAGGTCCCGGGGGGTCCAGGGGGGGCCCGTCGTCAATGACTCTTGACAAGGGTGGCGCAGACGCACCTAACCTGACAAGGACCACCCTGGAAAAGTCTGTGGCCACAGCTCCTTGACCACTTGTCACCCCTTCCTCAGATGGCAGGGTGGAGGCATGGGACTCAAGCTACCAACAGAAGCGAACCTGGATCCTTCCCAGTTCTCTCTGTCAGGATCTGGAACTTCCATGCAGTCAGACTCCATGCCGTGGGTAGGGAGGAAGGTTGTGCTGGCTGAAGGACCCTCATCAACCTGGTCATAACCATGGCGTAAGAGCCTGGCTAGAGGGGCCCCTCCATTCTGCCCACTGAGTCAGACTGCTTTTGCTGAAAGCAGAAATCCCAGACCCTCTGCTCACTCCTCACAGGGACAAGCTATGAGATGCCAAGACTCCTGGAATCCAGCACTGCTTGCACCAGTCTATGTAGCCTGTACAAATGTGAGCATCTCCCCTCCCAGACAGCCTGAGGCCCAGGACGGCACGACAAGAATGCAGGCCTGTGCCAAATGGGGCATGTGCCTGGCAGGACTACTTGGGCAAGACTAGAAGAGGAGGTAGGAATCCAGAAATGAGACGCAGAACTGTCCCCAGGTCTTCACTGTTGACACACTAGCTGGTTTCACTCACATCTCAGCAACAAAAACCTGTATTTAAGCGGCTAATTCCAGAGATGAGTAGTGGAGAGAGCAAATGAGCCTGGTTAGAGCTCACTCTGGGAGGAGTATGTGGACGACACTTGGCTGTCTCTTCAGGGGGCCAGGCTGGGCCCCCAGCACTCCCGGCAGTGGAAAGGCAGAGCTGGCTGCCAGCTCTGGCCTCCACCTGGGATTCACTCCCATCCTGGCTCAGATCTGTGGCTGTGCTTCACCCAGTGGGTCCTCCCTCAAGGAGCCAGGCGGGATCTGCAGGGATAAAGCAGGTGGTGGAAATGGAGAGCAGGTCTTCCTCCGTGCTTTCCATCACCCCCGTTCCTGCACTGCAGCGGCCCCTCATGTACCGGCTGGCTCCCAGGCCTGGGCCTCAGGGAGCCAGTGATGAGCTCAAGCCCtcacccttccccttccctcaccAGCACTGCTTACCTGGAAGGGTCTGCTTATCCCCACCACAGAACGCAGACTGTTGCTGTAGTAACAGAGGAGAAACTCATCTTCAGTGGTAGGGATATTGCTGATGTCGATGTAAACCTGGAGGGGGATGGACAGGACTGGGGTCAGCTCCAGGGCTCTGGGCTCCACCCAGCTCTGAGTGACAAGTTATTCAGCACTCTGTTCCTTCCACAAGACAGGAGTGCTGAGGCAGGCCTGCCTGCTGGCGATGTACCTGGTGCTGGTGACGTACCTGGTTCAGGTTGTCGCTGCAGGAGACCTTGCTGTCCCCGACCCAGGCGTAGGACACGTAGTCATTAACGTCCCGCAGCCCCACCTGTGAGGGGGAGTCAGGCCATCAGTGGTCAGGGAGGACATGGGACCCAAGGCAAGTCCTAAGGAAGAGATGGTCTCCCTGCTGGGCCTGGCTACCGTACTGTGTGCCTCCCCGCCGCCCTTCACTGCTAGCCTTTAGCTACAGAAGAACCGCTGGGGTGGATGAGGGTGAGTTCATCAGTATCTGCCCAGCTCCCAGGAGCCCTCGGGAAGGATGAACCAGGGGCTGTCGCTGATAGACTTCCTGCCTTGCCACCACATCACCTTGTACAGTCCAATCCAGTCCCACGGGCTGCTGGGGAAGTCCGAGGTTGAAGAGTAGCTGACCATCATGTCATTTTCCACGGTCCACAGGTCCTCGGGCATCAGGACGATCAGCGGAGCAGACACCAATGGCTTCAGCTAGACACGGGGGTGGGAAGGGGGCTGAATCCCGCAGCATCATTCCCTCCTCTGAGGCCAAGTGTTCCTCACTGTGCCCTTCCAACATAGCGGGGAAGGTGGGGCACCCAGAGGGGGTGGGCATGGAACTCCACTGGGCTGCTCCAACGGACCTTGGCTGGCCATCAGGAAAGAGGGCCAAACACCAGTCGGGGGGTGGCTGGCCCTGTCAGGGAATCCCATGGGGCCCAGCGCTGGGGGGGTAGGAATGGCGGAGAGCAGAGGCACAGCTGAGAGGCTTAAGGAGGCGGCCAGGCAGCTGCTCTCAGGCCTCCCGCCTTATCTGACCCAAAGCCCCACATGGGGGGATGCTCTGGTGAGAACGGCTGTGAATGTGCAAGAACACAATGCAGATACCAgcgggggccaggcacggtggctcacacccataatccaaGAACACAACGCAGACACCAgcgggggccgggcacggtggctcacgcccataatccaaGAACACAACGCAGACACCAGCGGGGGCcgggcacggcagctcacgcccataatccaaGAACACAACGCAGACACCAGCGGGGGCcgggcacggcagctcacgcccataatccaaGAACACAACGCAGACACCAGCgggggccgggcacggcggctcacgcccataatcccaacagtttgggaggatcacttgagcccaggagttcgagactagcctgggcaacatagtgaaaccctgtgtctacaaaaaatacataacagccaggcgtggtggcgtgcacctgtagtcccgctactagggaggctgaggtggaaggatcaatcacttgagcccaggaggtggaggcttcagtgagctatgataccgccactgcactccagcctgggcggcagaacgagaccctaacacacacacacacacacacacgccagtAAACCTGTATGAAAACGTGAAGGCTGAGGGGCAGCAGCCTGAAGGAGGCCAACACCGCCTTGGTCATTCAGATAGCAAGATACAAGGACGCAGGGATGGAGGGAGCGCCCGTTGCAACTTGATCCAGATAGATTTAGGACAAATAAAAGAAGTCCTACTTCTCACATTGGGTAATAAGCCTAATGGAACTCATTAGCCCCAAGGGAGaatacccaaaggaaatggaaACCTTTTCACAAAGGGTTTGAACACGGTTTTGACAGACAGAGCCATCAACGGCTCCTAAGAGGAGCTGGGATATCCGACCTGGCAGGAAAGGCAATCATGGCCTCCACAGGTCTCCCCTGGGGGACTGGCTGACATTCGAATCCAGGGATGGTGGGCTTGGGGATGTGGCCAGCATAGCTATTCCTCTGGCAAGTATCAGGTAGCCCAGAAGTTCACCTCCAAGTCGAACGTGCCGGAGACAGGCTTGTGGTCGCTGATGCCGTACATCATGTGGCTGCTGTAGCCCCTCAGAGACAAGGAGAAGTGTGACGCCGGTGGTCCGGGAGTGTCGGGGCCAGCACAGGGCTGCCGCTTCAGCCTCCACAGGATGCGATCGGTCCATGCAGGCTTGCGTTTTTTCTCACTGCAGGGGCAGGGGGCATAAAGAGGAAGAatggggaaagaagaaagggttGGCCTAAGAGCAGAAATGAGCCCACATGAGCTTGCTGGAGCCCCTAACTCCAGCAACTACTGGCAGCCACAGACCCCCGGGGCCAGAGCCGGAGGGAGCAAGGCAGCAGGCAGGAAGGTGCCCAACAGAATCCAAAGTATGCCAGCCCTTGTCAGACTTAGCCAGGACCCTCTGTATGTCTAGCTCATGTTTTTATGGATCAAATTGTGACTCAGAAACATTCCATTTCAAAGCTTTGCTTCTTTCTTGAGCAAAAGCAGCAGTGGATCAAAGCAGCTGAGGTTTGAGATTCTGAGGCTGGACACACCTGAGCTTGTATTTGGCTGCCCTGCATACTAGAAGTATGCctcaggaaagggaagggaagcatTTAGGAAATGCTTACCAGACGATGCCTGTGATCAGTACTGTTACcacaccttttattttattttattttatttttaaagagacagggtcttgctctgtcatgcaggctggagtgcagtggtgacatcacagcttactgtagcctcaaactactgggctcaggcgatcccacctcagcctcctg is a window encoding:
- the INPP5K gene encoding inositol polyphosphate 5-phosphatase K isoform X6, with the protein product MQGILLLVFAKYQHLPYIQILSTKSTPTGLFGYWGNKGGVNICLKLYGYYVSIINCHLPPHISNNYQRLEHFDRILEMQNCEGRDIPNILDHDLIIWFGDMNFRIEDFGLHFVRESIKNRCYSGLWEKDQVWWGRLSSRASHPGLSIAKKHDPLLREFQEGRLLFPPTYKFDRNSNDYDTSEKKRKPAWTDRILWRLKRQPCAGPDTPGPPASHFSLSLRGYSSHMMYGISDHKPVSGTFDLELKPLVSAPLIVLMPEDLWTVENDMMVSYSSTSDFPSSPWDWIGLYKVGLRDVNDYVSYAWVGDSKVSCSDNLNQVYIDISNIPTTEDEFLLCYYSNSLRSVVGISRPFQIPPGSLREDPLGEAQPQI